The genomic interval CTGTCCCTCGCGCCGGACAAGGATCCAGATGAAGGGCAGACGTTGGAGGTACCTCTCCCTCTGCCGCTTGGACAGCTCCAGAGCGCACGGCGCGCCTCCGAGAACACTTTGCCCAGGGGGTTTACCTGGGTGGCACCCTGCCTCAGGTGGGTGTCTGAGCGAGTCCGTCGACAAAGGCTGATCAGACCCAGCCATAAAGCGTCTCAGATCTTTATCATCAGCGCTCAAGGGCGACCCATGGTTGAGGAAGATGCGCACAGCGTTGTGATGACTGTGGTTCAGCAGCAGCGCAGGAGAAGACGCAGGATTTGCACAACTGCACGGtgcctgtttgttttattgtcagCCTTTACTATACTCGCACTTGTAGCAGCAACCTTACCCTGGATTTTGTTGGCATAGCCCAGTGATATGGATGTTTGGATTATGAAGTGTTAAAAATGGAATGACTGACATTTATGGAAAACATCTTGTGATCCAAGGAAAAACTTCATCAAGCACTTTtgcaa from Labrus mixtus chromosome 20, fLabMix1.1, whole genome shotgun sequence carries:
- the LOC132954572 gene encoding RING finger protein 222; amino-acid sequence: MAFYQDDSQEDAQECPVCYEGLSGAERTLSCGHVFCHDCLVKTLVSINSDGKIRDTIACPICRHLTFIKKQKEALLSLAPDKDPDEGQTLEVPLPLPLGQLQSARRASENTLPRGFTWVAPCLRWVSERVRRQRLIRPSHKASQIFIISAQGRPMVEEDAHSVVMTVVQQQRRRRRRICTTARCLFVLLSAFTILALVAATLPWILLA